Within the Dunckerocampus dactyliophorus isolate RoL2022-P2 chromosome 10, RoL_Ddac_1.1, whole genome shotgun sequence genome, the region CAGGGCTCAGCTAAGGAAGAAAGTAACATCAGAGGGTTTCACCCACGACTGGATGGTTTTTGTCCGAGGGCCAGAGAATGGCGACATCCAGCACTTTGTAGACAAGGTTGTCTTCCGCCTGCATGAGAGCTTCCCTAAACCCAAGAGAGGTAGACAAGTCacacttcttttctttttttcttttttctcacgTTAATGTATTTTGATGGTTGTGGCTGAACTAGATCACCTCAGCGTATCTTTTGGAAGCAACCGTTTTCAGGCGAAGATGAATGTAAAACATGGTGTAAATGCAAGATCAATTCCTATTCATGCTTTTACAAAAAAtgggtgtgtttttatgtgtttttgtctcCAGTATGTAAGGAGCCTCCGTACAAAGTGGAGGAGTCAGGCTACGCAGGTTTCCTCATGCTTATTGAGGTTTACTTCAAAAACAAGGTGAGGACATTTGGGCCTCAAAGAACTATTacaagtttgtaaaaatgtgtcaaatgaaTTGTACAGTACCGGTATgtctttttactgtttttgtcaaatgtagtttgttttcaatgtttttattcCCTCATTAACTATAGAtcgaatttaatttgatgttggagCGAACTGCAAGGAAATGTTAGGTGTGTTTACCTGGGCATCCGTGTTTGTATACAGTACTATTAACTTGCTTTGGTCTGGTTTTAAAGTCAACAGTCCTAATTCTTCATGTCTGTGTAAACAGAGCCATTAACAGACTGCATTTACCAGTTTTTCACGCAGGATTTTACAGGGGGGATCTACCCTTGTTAATGAAATGAAGTTGTTAACCTTCTTAATGgaaatactttttcttttgatGCCAAGTTGAGAAGAGCAGGTTACTGCTGAAGACAGAAATAATCTGGTTATTTAAATGCATGCAGCTATCAGAACCTGTTAGGGTTAGACAATTGCAGTAGACATGCATTGAGAGCAAGCTATTATATTTATAGTTCTTACTGTTCTGTACTAATCTGTTTACTTAAATAAACTAAACACGCACATCCTCGAACAAGAACTATATCTAAACACATTATCTGTCGAATATGTCTAAAGCAGCACAGTTGCCACACATTGGATCTAAAATCAAACATCTCGCAATTAGTATTTGTTTGCACGCTCCACTTTGTGTTAGTCGTGATTATTGACTCTGAGCATGTTTGCGTTAATCTACTCTTACACTGACTCGATGGCCTTAATGACGTATTCTATGGACATTGTTTAGGAGGAgccaaaaaaagtgtgtttcaaCTATGACCTCTTCCTGAATTTGGAGGGAAACCCTCCTGTCAACCACCTTCGCTGTGAGAAGCTCACCTTCAACAATCCCACCAAAGATTTCAGGAAAAAGCTGATCAAAGCTGGAGGGGTGAGGCTGCCCAACACAGTAGACGCCACTTTGAGCAGAATGTTCAGTCAAAGTAATTGTGGTAGTAGCAACTGACAGGGTAAATAAATACTCTTAATAATGCTTTCTCTTTGGCTGAGTTACAAATAAACACTCAGataattgtatttttctatGGTTTGGGATGTAGACACAGGTAATCTGCAATCATCCTCTTTGGTTATTTAGGTATTGGTGGTTCCAGAGGTGGCTGAAGCAGTGTCGAGGCCCAGCCCAGACTACCCAATCCTCCCCACCATCCCCCTCTCAGCCTTCTCAGATCCCAAGAAGACCAAGACCTCTCATGTGTCAAAGGTTGGTTATGCTGCCAAGACACCACTGTTCATTTTACATGCACTCAGCTTTCGCCCTCTTCTTCTTTTGATGTACAGATCTagcttgggggtggggggacattcacatgagaaacaaatgaaaatgccaataaaaaataaaatgtgttagtTGAATTCCTCCTGAAGGCTGCATAACTTTGTTGATagttcatgtcttttttttggcatttccaGAGAGAAACGCTGCACATTTTCTTAGTTGTATGCCTTTAACCATCAAATCTCCCCTACAAGCAGGCTGACTCAAGCCTCTAATTGTTACCAACTGTGGTTTAGCAGTAACATGCGTGTAGTATTAGTCAGCCTGCTTATCTTCCAGGAGAAAATATGAACATCCCCTGCATCGTTTTGTGTTGCCTCGGTTCAACCTATCGCAGATAGATGTCTTTTTAGTTTGCAAAGGTTTTATTTCTCTCTCGACTAGACTGCAGCAGTTCTAAAACAGGACCTAATAATAACGTTAGGTCACACTCACCTTAGGCAATCTGTGCCGTGCTTGGGCAGCTTTGAGTGTTCTGTTGTGTCCAAGTCTGAAATGGATCACTGAGAGTGTGTCTAAGACACGCAGTGTGACTAATTACAGACCTAACTAGTTAACTActtttgtatttatatgttaTGTGCCTTTTCTTGTAAGTGAACATGTCTTCACAGACTCAAGGAACATTGTTAGCTATCTGATACGTTTACAGTGTTTGCCTAACTGGATGGACCATGTAGAAGTACAAGTGTAACTAAGAGATAATGTAAGTGTTTTCTTGCTCCTTTGTTTGTCCCTCATCACCAGGAACCCAGCAAAGAAGGAGGGGGTGGCAGCAGCAAAGGGGTCAAACCGCACAAAATGACCAAGGAGCACCGTGAAAGACCCCGAAAAGACTCTGAGAGCAAAGCCACATCGAAAGGGGACAACGACAGAGATGGAAGCAGCAAGAGCGGACGTGACTCTTCCTCATCTTCGTCTTCGAAAAAGCCATCAGAGATCAAAGTGAAGGATGACGTAAAGGTCCTACCCAAGGCAGCCTTCAAGGAGCCCAAGCTCACCCTGAAGGAGTCAAAGATGGAGGGCATGTCCCCGAAAGGAGGAGGGGCTGGGAGTggagggggtggtgggggtgggggaggcGGTCCCGCAGAATCCAAAGCCCCTGGCAAAAGACCCTCTACTGTGGAGTCTCCCAAACCTAGTGCCAAGAAGCAGAAAAAGGGCAGCTCTGAGGGGCCAAAAGGCCAGGCCGGCGGTTCTTTCACTGGTTCTCCTCGTGTGTCCTCGTCATCTGCTACTAGCCAGCCCTACACAGACAAGAAACACTCCAAGGAAAAAGGTCGCTGGGCCAAAGGCAAAAATGACACACAGGATTTGAAGGAGCCCAAAAAACTTCCCGAGTCTGAAGAGTCAAATTCAGAGGATGAAGCCTCTTCAAAGTCTGAGGTATGATGACAGTGTGGTCACATTTATTGGCAAAGTGCAGTGAGATGTGAAAcgatttgtttggttttttgtgGATGTAGATTCATTCCA harbors:
- the mllt1a gene encoding protein ENL isoform X2, with protein sequence MENQCTVQVKLELGHRAQLRKKVTSEGFTHDWMVFVRGPENGDIQHFVDKVVFRLHESFPKPKRVCKEPPYKVEESGYAGFLMLIEVYFKNKEEPKKVCFNYDLFLNLEGNPPVNHLRCEKLTFNNPTKDFRKKLIKAGGVLVVPEVAEAVSRPSPDYPILPTIPLSAFSDPKKTKTSHVSKEPSKEGGGGSSKGVKPHKMTKEHRERPRKDSESKATSKGDNDRDGSSKSGRDSSSSSSSKKPSEIKVKDDVKVLPKAAFKEPKLTLKESKMEGMSPKGGGAGSGGGGGGGGGGPAESKAPGKRPSTVESPKPSAKKQKKGSSEGPKGQAGGSFTGSPRVSSSSATSQPYTDKKHSKEKGRWAKGKNDTQDLKEPKKLPESEESNSEDEASSKSEQSAPSSPSNSSSSSDSSSDSDFEPGQKPGQGPLRSMVEEIQSEESDDDDSSSEEETPVKTNPPNRDSRLSLDSESDSSDGSHRPSRDPAPPPQKHSSSNNKVSGRKSPDSSFRSDKVLKKGYDKAYTEELVDLHRRLMALRERNVLQQIVNLIEETGHFNVTNTTFDFDLFSLDESTVRKLQSYLEATAT
- the mllt1a gene encoding protein ENL isoform X1 gives rise to the protein MENQCTVQVKLELGHRAQLRKKVTSEGFTHDWMVFVRGPENGDIQHFVDKVVFRLHESFPKPKRVCKEPPYKVEESGYAGFLMLIEVYFKNKEEPKKVCFNYDLFLNLEGNPPVNHLRCEKLTFNNPTKDFRKKLIKAGGVLVVPEVAEAVSRPSPDYPILPTIPLSAFSDPKKTKTSHVSKEPSKEGGGGSSKGVKPHKMTKEHRERPRKDSESKATSKGDNDRDGSSKSGRDSSSSSSSKKPSEIKVKDDVKVLPKAAFKEPKLTLKESKMEGMSPKGGGAGSGGGGGGGGGGPAESKAPGKRPSTVESPKPSAKKQKKGSSEGPKGQAGGSFTGSPRVSSSSATSQPYTDKKHSKEKGRWAKGKNDTQDLKEPKKLPESEESNSEDEASSKSEQSAPSSPSNSSSSSDSSSDSDFEPGQKPGQGPLRSMVEEIQSEESDDDDSSSEEETPVKTNPPNRDSRLSLDSESDSSDGSHRPSRDPAPPPQKHSSSNNKVSGRKSPDSSFRSDKVLKKGYDKVGRAYTEELVDLHRRLMALRERNVLQQIVNLIEETGHFNVTNTTFDFDLFSLDESTVRKLQSYLEATAT